The following coding sequences lie in one Arachis stenosperma cultivar V10309 chromosome 5, arast.V10309.gnm1.PFL2, whole genome shotgun sequence genomic window:
- the LOC130979727 gene encoding phytosulfokine receptor 1-like: MADTQKRPEHTCRRETRAKKNWASERDVHAQLTAVKFWGQAELGFPVLILGCFGVGLMFDKILTGKIVSDEETQLIVSAVILDLSYNNLTSSIFQGNFNFGSNLEELDLSNCSLMDTSFLVSSTSIMNSSSSLVVLRLSTNLFTSSNIFHWIFNFTTNIHTLDLGGNLLEGLVPIGFDKPMNSLEYLDLSLTSCKEIFQLCLEIFARCRYYTCHLTTSVGTLQTSFKILHGATDIFVGYPCLTIESLKGVENWFKDPEFGLKAIDLSGEIPSEIENLTSLDSLDLSRNDLCGRISSSLSQIDGISALDLSYNNLSGRIPSGRHKDTFGASFLEGNPNLCGEKHKTVQKT; encoded by the exons ATGGCAGACACTCAGAAACGGCCGGAACACACCTGCAGAAGGGAAACGAGGGCCAAAAAAAACTGGGCATCGGAGCGTGACGTTCACGCGCAGTTGACGGCGGTGAAATTTTGGGGACAGGCCGAACTTGGCTTTCCGGTTCTGATTCTGGGTTGCTTCGGAGTGGGTCTGATGTTTGACAAGATTTTGACCGGAAAAATAGTTTCTGACGAAGAGACACAACTGATAGTGTCAGCTG TGATCCTTGACCTTTCTTATAACAATCTCACTTCATCAATATTTCAAGGCAATTTTAACTTTGGCTCCAACCTTGAAGAGCTTGATTTGTCAAATTGCAGTCTTATGGATACAAGTTTTCTCGTGTCATCTACTTCCATTATgaattcttcatcttctcttgtTGTTCTTCGTCTCTCCACTAACCTATTCACATCATCAAATATATTCCACTGGATTTTCAACTTCACAACCAATATTCACACCCTTGATCTTGGTGGCAACTTGTTAGAAGGCCTTGTTCCAATAGGTTTTGACAAACCAATGAACTCTCTTGAATATCTCGATCTCTCTTTAACAAGCTGCAAGGAGATATTCCAGCTTTGTTTGGAAATATTTGCACGTTGCAGATACTATACTTGTCATCTAACAACTTCAGTGGGGACTCTTCAAACTTCTTTCAAAATTCTTCATGGTGCAACAGACATATTCGTGGGCTATCCTTGTCTGACAATCGAATCACTG AAAGGTGTGGAAAACTGGTTCAAGGATCCAGAGTTTGGTCTTAAGGCCATTGATCTCTCAG GAGAGATTCCTTCAGAAATCGAAAATCTAACTTCTCTGGATTCCCTTGACCTATCAAGAAATGATTTGTGTGGTAGAATTTCTTCAAGTCTGTCCCAAATTGATGGGATTAGTGCGTTAGACTTGTCATACAACAATCTATCTGGAAGAATTCCATCAGGGAGACACAAGGATACCTTTGGAGCCTCTTTCCTTGAAGGAAATCCTAATCTATGTGGTGAGAAACACAAAACTGTCCAGAAGACATAA